In Erigeron canadensis isolate Cc75 chromosome 1, C_canadensis_v1, whole genome shotgun sequence, a single window of DNA contains:
- the LOC122597209 gene encoding protein HIGH CHLOROPHYLL FLUORESCENCE PHENOTYPE 173, chloroplastic-like isoform X3, with amino-acid sequence MTTAALTSTATVGGGRFNFCGSSASSSSYYCYYYNPPPQRRRRRRRRLVASSSSSSPDPLGNDNDKNKKQQQIDDEDDDENQMSVSVIKKRLVDANPVGLGRRSRQLFDEAWRKFSELGQISRTTLTNDDILLIQQGGPMCEFAIPGAQNTTVLVVGATSRVGRIVVRKLMLRGYSVKALVRNAEQDVVDMLPTSVKIVIGDVGDPATLRVAVQGCNKIIYCATARSSITVDLNRVDYQGVYNLSKAFQDYNNKLAQLRAGKSSKSKLTLAKFKSADSLNGWEVRKGTYFQDAVAAKYDGGMDAKFEFSESGDAIFSGYVFTRGGYVELSTKLSLPLGSTLDRYEGLVLSIGGNGRSYVLIVESASSADTSQSNLYFSRISTKVGFCRVRVPFSSFRAVNPADPPLDPFHIHTLTIRFEPRRQRPAEGPVGTNQDMRSFQMILEYIKALPVIGNWQGNEFCPCSYSVYIK; translated from the exons atgACAACTGCTGCACTGACCTCCACAGCAACAGTTGGTGGTGGACGTTTCAATTTCTGCGGGAGTAGTGCTTCTTCGTCTtcgtattattgttattattataatccTCCTCcccaaagaagaagaagacggcGACGACGCCTAGTGGCTTCCTCCTCCTCATCGTCGCCTGATCCTCTTGGAAATGATAacgataaaaacaaaaaacagcaACAGattgatgatgaggatgatgatgaaaatcAGATGTCAGTCTCTGTTATCAAGAAGAGGCTTGTTGATGCAAATCCTGTTGGATTAGGAAGACGGTCCAGGCAATTATTCGACGAGGCATGGCGCAAGTTTTCAGAATTGGGGCAAATCTCTAGAACCACCCTTACCAACGACGATATTCTTCTTATTCAGCAAGGGGGCCCTATGTGCGAATTTGCAATCCCTGGGGCTCAGAACACTACTGTTCTCGTTGTCGGTGCTACCAGCCGTGTTGGTCGTATTGTTGTACGCAAGCTTATGCTCAGGGGATACTCTGTCAAG GCTCTAGTAAGGAATGCAGAACAAGATGTTGTGGACATGCTTCCAACTTCTGTTAAGATTGTGATCGGTGATGTCGGGGATCCTGCCACCCTTAGAGTTGCTGTACAAGGCTGCAACAAGATTATCTATTGTGCCACTGCTAGATCATCTATAACTGTGGATCTCAACAGAGTTGATTATCAGGGTGTATACAACCTCAGCAAAGCCTTCCAG GACTACAACAATAAGCTAGCTCAGTTGCGAGCTGGAAAAAGCAGCAAAAGCAAACTTACACTTGCAAAGTTCAAGTCTGCAGATTCCTTGAACGGATGGGAGGTTCGCAAGGGCACTTATTTTCAGGATGCAGTTGCTGCTAAATATGACGGAGGAATGGATGCTAAATTTGAGTTCAGCGAGAGTGGAGATGCAATTTTCTCAG GTTATGTTTTTACACGTGGAGGATATGTGGAACTGTCAACTAAACTATCACTTCCTCTTGGCAGCACATTGGACAG GTATGAAGGTCTCGTGCTTTCTATAGGAGGGAATGGAAGGTCATATGTCTTAATTGTTGAGTCCGCTTCTTCAGCAGACACAAGCCAGAGCAATCTGTACTTTTCTAGAATTAGTACAAAAGTAGGGTTTTGCagg GTAAGAGTACCGTTTAGTTCGTTTCGGGCAGTGAATCCCGCTGATCCACCATTGGATCCATTCCATATACACACCCTGACCATACGCTTCGAACCTAGAAGACAG AGACCTGCTGAAGGACCTGTTGGAACGAACCAGGACATGAGAAGCTTCCAAATGATATTGGAATATATAAAAGCATTACCT GTTATCGGGAATTGGCAAGGCAACGAGTTTTGTCCATGTTCGTACAGTGTTTACATAAAATAA